A single genomic interval of Lathyrus oleraceus cultivar Zhongwan6 chromosome 7, CAAS_Psat_ZW6_1.0, whole genome shotgun sequence harbors:
- the LOC127100669 gene encoding uncharacterized protein LOC127100669, protein MLEKIGLPPKPSLRGNNWVVDASNCQGCSNQFTFINRKHHCRRCGGLFCGSCTQQRMALRGQGDSPVRICEPCKKLEEAARFEMRQGRRAGRGSLKSVPKEEDEILSQILGQNEEPLSSGKQSTSDKGRSGQRSVGVGSSSSTKGFSIHDDEDIQKIISNERINSLSIDVESTTPGELRQQALAEKNRYKILKGDGKSDEALRAFKRGKELERQADALEIQLRKAARKKVLPSENVSDMHIKDIPVESGRKIKSLPKIDKDKDDLTSELRELGWSELDLHKEDKKSANLSLEGELSSLIGETFAKTGEEKGSRIDKSEVVAMKRRALALKREGKLAEAKEELKRAKILEKQLEEQELLGDAEDSDDELSALIRGMDDDKEFSNLHDREHDFDFDNLLGISDNLDGNLEVTDEDLMDPELAGALESLGWTEPENTFSKSQTFDKEALLSEIQSLKREAVNQKRAGNTEEAMALLKKAKLLERDLNNIGSGDDNTMLTKFTPVKKSVFSEVTGNERNNNPTSNATSTVAPKSRMMIQRELLNSKKKVLTLRREGKMNEAEEEMRKGAALEHQLMEMDNAPSHKSSLMNTDNVLHSASRNLPVEEGSEDDVTDKDMSDPTYLSLLTDLGWNDDNDKPSNSSNKPSKKYDDNFIPVDDTSLSKHSTDILSEAPRRSKAELQRELLSLKRKALALRREGKAEDAEEVLKMAKTLEAKIEEIDALKNRVQVEAHVKKELFSSPVDTAVDEERDVVVSEEDMQDPTLNSMLTNLGWKDDGFEPMTIKEEPVKEATSTVTTSRNKGEIQKELLMLKRKALALRRKGEIEEADDILRMAKNLEAQMEDFESQNKDSLLNASLKKSVPSELSDFQERHASWGVAAEVGNNSASSVAGSLKNGIESDNLSPVTSHFADDKHPISSEVGASSEKLAKKMKVENINGHRSSTGNSMHMPDLLTGDGCISSEMLSKKQKEEYKAGSTGSSQAGPTIHLDSSANLSQDQSNTSQSNAVPDYASQDDHSLRQEILAHKKKALALKREGKLTEARDELRQAKLLEKRLEDRSVQPNTASTSNVSNASNAVQKKQDSPSAPAKPLTSRDRFKLQQESLAHKRQALKLRRDGRTEEAEAEFELAKAIEIQLEELAAHDANKSDAVDDVIVEDFLDPQLLSALKSVGLEGLSVASKKSPEKLETVKYVAKIENPNQEKIQLEERIKEEKLKAVSLKRSGKQAEALDALRRAKMYEKKLNSLTSG, encoded by the exons ATGTTGGAGAAGATCGGGTTGCCACCAAAACCCTCGCTCCGAGGGAATAATTGGGTCGTTGATGCGTCTAATTGCCAGGGATGTTCCAATCAATTCACTTTCATCAATCGCAAG CACCACTGTAGAAGGTGCGGGGGCCTGTTTTGCGGCAGTTGTACCCAACAAAGAATGGCTTTACGTGGACAGGGTGATTCGCCTGTACGGATATGTGAACCTTGTAAGAAGCTAGAAGAGGCAGCACGGTTTGAGATGCGACAGGGACGCAGGGCTGGGAGAG GAAGCTTGAAATCAGTACCTAAAGAAGAGGATGAAATTCTGAGCCAGATTCTTGGTCAAAATGAGGAGCCCTTATCATCAGGAAAGCAGTCAACCAGTGACAAAGGTCGCAGTGGCCAAAGATCAGTTGGTGTTGGATCTTCTTCAAGTACTAAAGGATTTTCCATTCATGACGATGAAGATATACAAAAGATTATATCAAATGAAAGGATTAATAGTTTGAGTATTGATGTTGAGTCCACCACTCCTGGTGAGTTACGCCAGCAAGCTTTAGCAGAAAAAAACAGGTATAAAATTCTAAAAGGAGATGGGAAGTCTGATGAAGCCTTGAGAGCTTTTAAGAGAGGGAAGGAGCTTGAGAGGCAGGCGGATGCTTTGGAAATTCAGCTAAGGAAGGCGGCTCGGAAGAAGGTGTTGCCTTCTGAAAATGTGTCTGATATGCATATCAAAGATATTCCTGTAGAATCCGGCAGGAAAATAAAGTCACTTCCTAAGATTGATAAGGATAAGGACGATCTTACTTCAGAACTTAGAGAACTGGGATGGTCTGAATTGGATCTACACAAGGAAGATAAAAAATCAGCAAATTTGAGCTTGGAGGGTGAACTCTCATCATTAATTGGAGAAACCTTTGCAAAAACAGGTGAAGAAAAGGGCAGCAGGATCGACAAGTCTGAGGTTGTTGCCATGAAAAGGAGGGCTCTAGCGCTGAAGCGCGAGGGTAAACTTGCAGAAGCTAAAGAAGAATTAAAAAGAGCTAAAATTTTAGAAAAACAACTGGAAGAACAAGAACTCCTTGGTGATGCTGAAGATTCCGATGATGAGCTGTCAGCATTAATACGTGGCATGGATGATGATAAAGAATTTTCAAATCTGCATGATCGTGAGCATGATTTTGATTTTGATAATCTCTTGGGCATTTCTGATAATCTTGATGGTAATTTAGAAGTGACCGACGAGGATTTGATGGACCCTGAGTTGGCTGGTGCTTTGGAATCACTAGGTTGGACTGAACCTGAAAATACATTTTCCAAATCTCAAACCTTTGACAAAGAAGCGTTGCTTAGTGAAATTCAGTCATTAAAAAGAGAGGCTGTTAATCAAAAGCGAGCTGGTAACACCGAAGAAGCAATGGCGTTATTGAAAAAGGCAAAGTTATTGGAAAGGGACCTTAACAACATTGGGTCTGGTGACGATAATACCATGTTAACAAAATTCACTCCGGTTAAGAAAAGTGTGTTTTCTGAAGTTACTGGTAATGAGAGAAATAATAATCCCACTAGCAATGCCACTTCCACGGTAGCACCCAAAAGCCGGATGATGATTCAGAGAGAGCTTTTGAATTCGAAAAAGAAGGTTCTCACATTGAGAAGGGAAGGGAAAATGAATGAAGCAGAAGAAGAAATGCGCAAGGGTGCAGCTCTTGAGCATCAGCTGATGGAGATGGATAATGCTCCGAGTCATAAATCATCATTGATGAATACTGATAATGTCTTGCATTCAGCAAGTAGAAATCTGCCAGTTGAGGAAGGAAGTGAAGATGATGTAACAGATAAAGATATGTCTGATCCAACATATCTTTCACTCCTTACAGACTTGGGTTGGAATGATGACAATGATAAACCTTCTAATTCTTCGAACAAGCCTTCGAAGAAATATGATGATAATTTTATTCCAGTCGATGATACTTCTCTAAGTAAGCATTCTACAGATATCCTCTCTGAAGCACCGAGAAGAAGTAAGGCTGAACTTCAGAGGGAACTCTTGAGCTTAAAAAGAAAGGCCCTTGCTCTAAGGCGGGAAGGAAAAGCTGAAGATGCAGAAGAAGTTCTTAAAATGGCCAAAACATTAGAAGCAAAGATAGAAGAGATAGATGCTCTGAAGAATAGAGTGCAGGTTGAGGCTCATGTGAAGAAAGAACTCTTTAGTTCTCCAGTTGACACGGCAGTTGATGAAGAAAGGGATGTGGTTGTTTCAGAAGAGGATATGCAAGACCCAACATTGAATTCAATGCTTACTAATCTAGGGTGGAAGGATGATGGATTTGAGCCCATGACCATAAAAGAAGAACCAGTTAAGGAAGCTACTAGCACTGTTACGACTTCAAGGAACAAAGGAGAGATTCAAAAAGAACTCTTAATGTTGAAAAGGAAGGCACTTGCTTTGAGGCGCAAGGGGGAAATAGAAGAGGCTGACGACATTTTAAGGATGGCCAAGAATCTGGAAGCCCAAATGGAAGATTTTGAGAGCCAAAACAAGGACTCGTTACTGAATGCTTCCCTGAAAAAATCTGTTCCGTCTGAATTGTCTGATTTCCAGGAAAGACATGCAAGTTGGGGAGTTGCTGCTGAAGTCGGTAACAATTCAGCCTCATCCGTGGCTGGTTCACTTAAGAATGGTATTGAATCAGATAACCTAAGTCCTGTAACCTCTCATTTTGCAGACGATAAGCATCCAATATCTTCTGAGGTGGGTGCTTCAAGTGAAAAACTCGCAAAAAAGATGAAAGTGGAAAATATCAATGGTCATAGGTCCTCAACTGGTAATTCTATGCATATGCCAGATTTACTTACTGGTGATGGTTGCATCAGCTCTGAAATGTTGTCtaaaaaacaaaaagaagaaTATAAGGCTGGCTCAACTGGTTCATCTCAAGCTGGTCCTACTATTCATTTGGACTCCTCAGCGAATCTCAGCCAAGACCAATCAAACACAAGCCAGTCAAATGCTGTTCCAGATTATGCTTCTCAAGATGACCATTCATTGCGTCAAGAAATTTTGGCTCATAAAAAGAAAGCACTTGCTTTGAAAAGAGAAGGGAAACTAACAGAAGCCAGGGACGAACTCCGACAGGCCAAGCTGTTAGAGAAGAGGTTGGAGGATCGAAGTGTGCAGCCAAACACCGCCTCCACCAGCAATGTTTCCAATGCATCAAATGCTGTGCAAAAGAAACAAGATTCACCGAGTGCACCTGCAAAGCCATTGACTAGTCGTGACCGTTTCAAGTTGCAGCAGGAGTCTCTGGCACACAAACGGCAAGCCCTGAAGCTACGGAGAGATGGTCGAACAGAGGAAGCCGAAGCTGAGTTTGAACTCGCAAAGGCAATTGAAATACAGTTGGAGGAGTTGGCTGCTCATGATGCCAATAAGTCAGATGCAGTAGATGATGTGATTGTTGAGGATTTTCTTGATCCTCAACTCTTATCTGCTCTGAAATCTGTCGGACTTGAAGGTCTAAGTGTTGCATCGAAAAAAAGCCCAGAAAAACTAGAGACTGTGAAATATGTTGCCAAAATTGAAAACCCTAACCAAGAGAAAATTCAGCTAGAAGAAAGAATCAAAGAAGAAAAGCTGAAAGCGGTTAGTTTGAAACGATCAGGAAAACAAGCTGAAGCCTTAGATGCTCTTCGACGTGCCAAAATGTATGAAAAGAAGCTGAATTCATTAACATCTGGGTGA